The following are encoded together in the Girardinichthys multiradiatus isolate DD_20200921_A chromosome X, DD_fGirMul_XY1, whole genome shotgun sequence genome:
- the LOC124862647 gene encoding telomere attrition and p53 response 1 protein-like produces the protein MEEKKEDGDSEIQEHGPEHWFSKWERQCLAEAEQMDPGEEEADNDQDKLWHLFQNSATAVAQLYKDRVCHQQGLSLWVPFQNAATAVTNLYKESVEAHQRSCDRGIQIGHQRRNKDMLAWVKKRRRTIRREDLISFLCGKAPPHRSSRTNSRLAMVAPSRANSPAETGSSVETDLQPFREAIALHGLSGAMASISVRSGAPGSPTHVSGSSSNTGSASGGSSSGSGPVCRSRRNGLQDVDLNTFITEEMARHLDSTGSATAGGGGTRKRNSTQCSDVITDSPTHKRNRVI, from the exons ATGGAGGAGAAGAAGGAAGACGGGGACTCGGAGATACAGGAACACGGACCAGAGCACTGGTTCTCAAAATGGGAGCGGCAATGTTTAGCCGAAGCCGAGCAGATGGACCCCGGTGAGGAGGAGGCCGACAACGACCAGGATAAACTATGGCATCTCTTCCAGAACTCCGCCACTGCCGTAGCCCAATTATACAAAG ACAGGGTATGCCACCAGCAGGGCCTGTCACTGTGGGTGCCATTTCAGAATGCTGCTACAGCAGTAACTAACCTTTACAAAG AGAGTGTGGAAGCCCATCAGAGAAGTTGTGACCGAGGCATCCAGATAGGTCACCAGCGACGTAACAAG GATATGCTGGCTTGGGTGAAAAAGCGCAGAAGAACCATCCGTAGGGAGGATCTTATCAGCTTTCTGTGTGGCAAAGCCCCACCACACAGAAGCAGCAGGACCAACTCTCGGCTGGCCATGGTGGCCCCCAGCCGGGCTAATTCCCCAGCTGAGACAGGCTCGTCTGTGGAGACGGACCTGCAGCCCTTCAGGGAGGCCATAGCTCTGCATG GTCTGAGTGGGGCCATGGCGAGCATCAGCGTGCGCTCCGGTGCTCCGGGCTCTCCAACACACGTCAGCGGGAGCAGCAGTAACACAGGGAGCGCGAGTGGAGGCAGTTCTTCTGGCTCTGGGCCGGTGTGCCGCAGCAGGCGTAATGGGCTCCAAGACGTCGATCTGAACACTTTCATTACAGAAGAGATGGCCAGACATCTGGACTCTACCGGCTCTGCTACCGCCGGGGGAGGAGGAACCAGGAAACGTAACTCCACCCAGTGTAGTGACGTCATTACAGACTCCCCTACGCACAAACGCAACAGGGTGATCTGA
- the LOC124862649 gene encoding dynactin subunit 5 has translation MELSEILYNKAEYIETASGNKVSRQSVLCGSQNIVLNGKTIVMNDCIIRGDLANVRVGRHCVVKSRSVIRPPFKKFSKGVAFFPLHIGDHVFIEEDCVVNAAQIGSYVHIGKNCVIGRRCVLKDCCKILDNTVLPPETVVPPFTVFSGCPGLFSGELPECTQDLMIDVTKSYYQKFLPLSQI, from the exons ATGGAGCTGTCTGAAATACTGTACAACAAAGCGGAGTACATTGAGACG GCTTCTGGAAACAAAGTGAGCAGGCAGTCTGTGCTGTGCGGGAGTCAAAACATCGTCCTGAACGGCAAA ACTATCGTGATGAATGACTGCATCATCAGGGGGGATTTGGCTAACGTCAGAGTGGGTAGACACTGTGTTGTAAAAAGCCGGAGCGTTATTCGACCACCTTTTAAAAAGTTCAGCAAAGG TGTGGCGTTTTTCCCGCTCCACATCGGAGATCATGTCTTCATCGAGGAGGACTGTGTGGTCAATGCAGCACAGATCGGCTCCTATGTCCACATTGGCAAGAACTGCGTGATA GGTCGTCGATGCGTGCTGAAAGACTGCTGCAAGATCTTAGACAACACGGTGCTTCCTCCTGAGACAGTCGTGCCGCCTTTCACAGTCTTCTCCGGATGCCCAG GTCTGTTTTCTGGAGAGCTCCCAGAGTGCACACAGGATCTAATGATTGATGTAACCAAGAGTTACTACCAGAAGTTCCTGCCCCTCAGCCAGATCTGA
- the LOC124862650 gene encoding acyl carrier protein, mitochondrial-like, protein MAARVLQLCVRSLARPSLGLFPVNLALRAAVAPAVTVHRPFSFAADSRRTRWLGQSRISSVELLCRQYGDLPPLTLETIKDRVMYVLKLYDKINPEKIQATSHFMKDLGLDSLDQVEIIMAMEDEFGFEIPDAEAEKLMTPEEIIQYIADKKDVYE, encoded by the exons ATGGCGGCCCGTGTCCTGCAGCTGTGTGTCCGCTCGCTCGCACGGCCCTCGCTGGGGCTTTTCCCGGTTAACCTCGCACTCAGAGCGGCTGTCGCTCCGGCAGTCACCGTCCACCGACCTTTCTCCTTCGCCGCGGACAGCCGGAGAACGCGGTGGCTGGGACAGAGCAGG ATCTCATCAGTGGAGTTGTTGTGTCGACAGTATGGCGACCTGCCCCCTCTCACCCTAGAAACCATCAAAGACCGTGTCATGTATGTCCTGAAACTTTACGACAAGATCAACCCAGAAAAG ATTCAGGCAACCTCCCATTTCATGAAAGATTTGGGCTTGGACAGCTTGGACCAGGTGGAGATCATAATGGCCATGGAAGATGAGTTTG GCTTTGAGATCCCAGATGCCGAAGCAGAGAAGCTCATGACTCCAGAGGAGATTATACAGTACATTGCAGACAAGAAGGATGTTTATGAATAA